The sequence TTCAAGCGCCGCCGCGATCTCGGCCGAGATCCGCTGCTCGGCATCCGAGCCCGGGCGCTCCAGGTCCAGCACCGGGATCTCCGCCGCCCGCACCCGGGTGCAGCGGGCAGCAAGGCCGTACCGTTGGAGATTGGCCTCGATCACCGGGATCGAGCGCGCCAGCGTGGTCACCACCGAGAAGCGGCCGGCCAGCAGCGAGGCGACATGGAAGCCGGCCTCGCCGATGCCGACCACCGGCGCCATGGCGAGGCTGCGGGCGGCGTCGAGCCCGGTGTCGTCGAAGCAGGCGATGACGTGCCCCGCGACTCCGCGCGCCTCGCCGCGGGCGATCTCCTGCAGCAGGCCGGGCACGGCCAGGGCGCCGTCGACCCAGCCCTCGATCGAGGCCGGCCCCATCTCCGGATTCACCGCGGTGACGCGCGTGCCCGGCACCGCGGCGGCCGCGGCGGCGGCCCCGATCTTGGCGGTCATGCCGGCCGTGGTGTTCGGGTTGACGACGAGGATTTCCATGGGTCAGGCCGCAGCGCGTGTGGGAGCGGCAACCTTCCCGACCTTGTCATGCCCGGGCTTGACCCGGGCATCCAGAGAGCGTCGAGACCTTCTGGATTGCCGGGTCAAGCCCGGCAATGACAATGAGAGAAAGCCGGTCTTCTGCATCATCCTCACACCAGCCCCTGGCCGGCGTCGGAGGCGTGGCGGCCGCGGCGGCGGCGCAAGAGCGCGATCAGGCCGAGCGCGGTCAGCACCACCGCCAGCGACACCGCCGTGGTCACCGTGCCGAGGGCGTAGATCTCCGGCGTCGTCACCGTGGTGGTCAGGCCCTGCAGCTCCAGCGGCAGCGTGTTCTGCTCGCCGATCGCCTGGGAGGACCGGGCGA comes from Inquilinus sp. Marseille-Q2685 and encodes:
- a CDS encoding aspartate/glutamate racemase family protein; the encoded protein is MEILVVNPNTTAGMTAKIGAAAAAAAVPGTRVTAVNPEMGPASIEGWVDGALAVPGLLQEIARGEARGVAGHVIACFDDTGLDAARSLAMAPVVGIGEAGFHVASLLAGRFSVVTTLARSIPVIEANLQRYGLAARCTRVRAAEIPVLDLERPGSDAEQRISAEIAAALELDRAEAIVLGCAGMADLAARLSARHGVPVVDGVAAAVTLVEGLARLGLRTAKTGGYAPPRPKPYAGVLASFAPATSGNTSMT